The bacterium genome includes the window CAACGCCCGCGCATTGCTTTCGGGGAAAAGAAAGGCCACGTCGAGCGACTGCGCGAAGTAGCGTGAATAGAACTCCTGCAAGCCCTTTCGCACTTTGCGCTCCACATCCGGCAGTACCGCACCCCATGCCGTGGCGCCACATTCACGACAGTGCAGCAGCGGCAGCGCCTGGTCGAGATGTTCTTTTGTCAGTTCATCGGAGAGGCGGAGTTCAGGACGTTCGCCCACGGTGCAGACCAGGCGGCGCAGTTCACGGAACCACAGCTGCTGACGGACGTGCAGCCATGGACCGCCATCGCCATCGCGGGCGGCGGAGACGCAGGCCGCAAGGCTTTCCACTGCGGCAGCCAAATGTTCAAACTCCGGCACACGTACATCATGCAGTTTCTGCATATCCTCACCTACAGGATTATGCAGTTTCTGCATATTTTCTCCGCCGTGAGTATGCAGTTTCTGCATATCCGCGGCAAAGGTGGAGTACAACGCATGCATATCACGCGGCCTGCCGTCAAGGCGGGAGAGCAGATACTGGAACAACGGGACCTTCCGGAGTTCTTCAGCGAGACGCGTGCGCCAGGACGCATCATCAGAGCGCCATTCCGAACCCGGTGTTGATGTCCACACCGCTGCCTGGCGCAGCAGATACGCTACCGGCGGCTCATTATCCTGCAGAAGCAAATCCGCCTTTTCCGGTAACTCGGGTGCCGAAGGAAGCTGCTTCAGCCCGAGAAAGTCCAGCGCAGGGACAGTGGATTCCGTAATCACCGCATCCGTGTCGAACTCTTCACCGAACACGCGGGCGGCATAGTCCCGCAACGCATCGCTGTTCTGTTCCGAACCCAGCGTGGCGGAAGTACCGACGCAGCAGAGATGCCGTTCTGGCGTTCCGAGGCGTGACTTCATGCGGCGGAGCAGGCAGGCGAGATCCGTCCCCTGCGCGCCATCGAAGGTATGGAGTTCATCGACGACCAGGAAGCGCAACGTCTCCGGTCCATTGAGTGTCCACAGCCGTGCGTCCCTGGGACGCAGCAACAGGTAGTCAAGCATCTTGTAATTCGTGAGGAGGATATCGGGCGGATCCCCGCGCAGCACCTCACGATCCGTCACGACCGAATCGGGGGTCATCACTCCGACCGGTGTCTCTCCCTGCTGTCCCACATACAGTCCCGCCCGCAAATGCTGGCGAAGTTTGTCATTTCCATGAATGATGCGTGCGATACGGCGGGACTGATCCGTCGCCAGCGCATTCATCGGATAGATCAGTATGGCCTTGATGCCGGGCACGCCCTGTCGCCGCATCTGCAGGCAATAATCCAGCACCGGGAAGAGGAAGGACTCCGTTTTCCCTGATCCCGTCCCTGTCGCTATCAGTGTTGACCGCGGATGCAATCCCCCCAGCCTCTCGAACGCTCTCTGCTGATGTCGGTACGGCGGGAAACCCATGGGGATGTCGGGGAAATACGTGCGCGCATCCCCCTGTTCAAACGGGAGGCGAATGGAGAGGAAGGGTCCGCGGAAGATTTCCTCGTCGCGATGCACGAAGTCCGAGATCACATGCGCGAAATGCGCCGTGGTCACCGGGAAGGTGGTTTCGAGGAAGTCTCCTATCCCCTGACGAATCTGCCTGCTGAGAATGGTTGGGAGCATTAAAGCCGTAACCTGTTCCTTTATTGGTAATATACGGGGAAGGGGAACACGGATGCACACATATCCTACAGATTTTCACCCGTCTTCGTTCTCGTCCCGTTTCACGGGACAGAACTACGCCGTGGCAGGCTGGAAATCAGATGGGCGCCGCTACGCGGCGCGGGGAGGACTGGCAATGCTGTGGTTCGCACAATGATTTCTTGGTAAATCCGAATGCGAGATCAACAGCACTTCTATAACCGTTGGTATTGGTCTTGACAAACTGTAGCCTGCTGGCTACATTCGTTCATGATCGAAGTTCAGAAAACGGACGCTTTTGCGAAGTGAAAAAACACACAACGACCCCGTACGACGTCGCTGAACACCTCCGTACCCCTGAAGAAATGGCTGCCTACCTTGAAGCCTGTTTTGAGGAAGCCAATGGAGATACAGCATTCATTGCAAAGGCACTTGGGGACATCGCCCGTGCACGCGGCATGTCGCTTGTTGCGAAGGAAAGCGGGCTCTCGCGTGAAAGTCTCTACAAGGCGCTGTCCGGCAAGCGAAGTCCCAGTTTCGATACGATTCTCAAGGTTATGACGGCCCTGGGTCTCAAACTCCACGCGGTGCCCGCGCAAAGCTGAGACGAGGGTGACCGTCGAACATCTGCTTCGCGGCGGTGCTGCCGACGTTACGCAGCAGTTTCGTGACTTCTTCGCCAAGAAGGATGACGGCTTTCGGCCGGGCCAGTTCAAGTTCGATTTTCAAGAATGAAAATATTTATCGGCGACAGGAACAGCCCGTTTC containing:
- a CDS encoding putative addiction module antidote protein, with product MKKHTTTPYDVAEHLRTPEEMAAYLEACFEEANGDTAFIAKALGDIARARGMSLVAKESGLSRESLYKALSGKRSPSFDTILKVMTALGLKLHAVPAQS